Proteins encoded within one genomic window of Camelina sativa cultivar DH55 chromosome 19, Cs, whole genome shotgun sequence:
- the LOC104767490 gene encoding F-box/kelch-repeat protein At3g13680-like, protein MNDLPRDLVEEEILSRVPFTSLKAIRSTCKYWNGLSKKQIIGKKAARKNQLMGFLTMDYSVFSMKFDLQGIHDDDDDDYNSVSPSVKQVSVFDQIKVTEILHCDGLLLCVLEDRLLVWNPYLGQTRWIQPRENFYVSDRYAIGYDNNRNHKILRVFGEQETVVGYEIYDLSSSSWSVFDVTPDWECKIPFYQGSVSLKGHAYFLGESRFAWDILVSFDFTTERFGPPLLLPSCDYFPMSLSCVREEQLAVLYLDDLHWEIWITNKIDPYEVSWSKLHCLNHFSIDLYSGSFLIDEEENVAVVFDLDHLYKGAHQQAHILVKDDYYKSVNLRETRYFNKPCGERVAVSPVCSSYVPSLVQLQINQPGKEKETHL, encoded by the coding sequence ATGAACGATCTTCCAAGGGACTTGGTAGAGGAGGAGATACTCTCTAGAGTTCCGTTTACATCTCTCAAAGCAATACGATCAACTTGCAAATATTGGAACGGTTTATCGAAAAAACAGATTATCGGAAAAAAAGCAGCAAGGAAGAATCAGTTGATGGGGTTCCTGACGATGGACTATAGCGTTTTTTCAATGAAATTTGATCTCCAAGGAAtccacgacgacgacgacgacgactacAATTCTGTTAGTCCATCTGTGAAGCAAGTAAGTGTATTCGATCAGATAAAGGTAACTGAAATCCTTCACTGCGACGGCTTATTGTTGTGCGTCCTCGAGGACAGGCTCTTGGTATGGAATCCTTATTTGGGTCAAACCAGGTGGATCCAACCCAGAGAAAATTTCTACGTCTCCGACAGGTATGCTATCGGTTATGACAACAAccgtaaccacaaaatcttgagagTTTTCGGTGAGCAGGAAACGGTTGTTGGTTACGAAATCTATGATCTTAGCTCTAGTTCATGGAGTGTTTTTGATGTCACTCCCGACTGGGAGTGTAAGATACCCTTTTATCAAGGCAGCGTTTCTTTGAAGGGACATGCTTATTTTTTGGGTGAAAGCAGATTTGCCTGGGATATCTTagtctcttttgattttacaacagagagatttggaccgcCTCTGCTTCTGCCTTCTTGTGATTATTTCCCTATGTCTCTATCTTGTGTTAGAGAAGAGCAGCTCGCTGTGTTATATCTTGACGATCTTCACTGGGAGATTTGGATTACGAACAAGATTGATCCCTATGAGGTGTCGTGGAGCAAATTACACTGCCTTAATCATTTTTCAATTGACCTATATAGTGGGAGTTTTCTCATTGACGAGGAGGAGAATGTTGCTGTGGTTTTTGATCTAGATCACCTATATAAAGGGGCACACCAACAAGCTCACATCCTTGTAAAGGATGACTACTACAAATCTGTGAATCTCAGAGAAACTCGGTATTTTAATAAACCTTGTGGCGAACGTGTAGCTGTTTCACCTGTCTGCTCTTCTTATGTTCCAAGCTTAGTGCAACTCCAAATCAACCAGCCGggcaaagagaaagaaactcaTCTATAG